One genomic window of Salvelinus namaycush isolate Seneca chromosome 22, SaNama_1.0, whole genome shotgun sequence includes the following:
- the LOC120017601 gene encoding bone morphogenetic protein receptor type-1A-like isoform X1, translating to MTVLPFYIAAVGVCILLVIRAEGIQTGQNPDHMLHGTGHKHESRKPGDDTTVAPEDAARFLSCYCSGYCPEDHKNNTCETNGQCFAIIEEDENGEAILTSGCMKYEGSHFQCKDSPRAQTRRTIECCGTDFCNRDLQPTLPPPMDTGSYFGSAHWLAFLISMTVCCCTLICITVVCYYRYKWQTERQQYHRDLEQDEAFIPVGESLKDLINQCQSSGSGSGLPLLVQRTIAKQIQMVRQIGKGRYGEVWLGRWRGEKVAVKVFFTREEASWFRETEIYQTVLMRHENILGFIAADIKGTGAFTQLFLITDYHENGSLYDYLRFTTLDTQSLLRLAYSAACGLCHLHTEIYGTQGKPAIAHRDLKSKNILMKKNGTCCIADLGLAVKFNSDTNEVDVPLSTRVGTRRYMAPEVLAETLNKNHFQAYIMADIYSYGLVIWEIARRCITGGIVEDHQLPYYEMVPSDPSFEDMLEVVCVKGLRPTVSNRWNGDECLRTMLKLMSECWAHNPASRLTILRVKKTLAKMVESQDIKM from the exons CTGGTCAGAATCCAGACCACATGCTCCACGGCACCGGGCACAAGCATGAGTCCAGGAAGCCCGGGGACGACACCACGGTGGCCCCAGAGGACGCCGCCCGCTTTCTGAGCTGCTACTGCTCGGGTTACTGTCCAGAGGACCACAAAAATAACACCTGCGA gACGAATGGCCAATGTTTTGCCATCATAGAGGAGGATGAGAACGGAGAAGCTATTCTGACCTCTGGCTGCATGAAGTATGAAGGCTCACATTTTCAATGCAAG GATTCGCCCAGGGCTCAGACAAGGCGAACGATCGAATGCTGCGGGACGGACTTCTGTAATCGGGACCTGCAGCCCACGTTACCTCCCCCAATGGACACTG GTTCCTACTTTGGCAGTGCCCACTGGCTGGCGTTCCTTATATCAATGACCGTATGCTGCTGCACTCTCATCTGCATCACAGTAGTCTGTTACTACAG GTACAAGTGGCAGACGGAGCGGCAGCAGTACCACCGGGACCTGGAGCAGGACGAGGCCTTCATCCCTGTGGGAGAGTCTCTCAAAGACCTCATCAACCAGTGTCAGTCTTCTGGCAGTGGCTCTGGGCTCCCCCTGCTG GTGCAGCGCACCATTGCCAAGCAGATCCAGATGGTGCGTCAGATCGGCAAGGGGCGCTACGGCGAGGTGTGGCTGGGCCGCTGGCGGGGAGAGAAGGTGGCCGTCAAGGTGTTCTTCACCCGGGAGGAGGCCAGCTGGTTCAGAGAGACCGAGATCTACCAGACAGTCCTCATGAGGCACGAGAACATACTGG GTTTCATAGCGGCAGACATCAAGGGTACCGGGGCCTTCACCCAGCTCTTCCTCATCACAGACTACCATGAGAACGGCTCCCTGTACGACTACCTGAGGTTCACCACGCTGGACACCCAGAGCCTGCTGCGACTGGCCTACTCCGCCGCCTGCGGCCTGTGCCACCTCCACACGGAGATCTACGGCACCCAGGGCAAGCCGGCCATCGCCCACCGAGACCTGAAGAGCAAGAACATCCTGATGAAGAAGAACGGCACCTGCTGCATCGCCGACCTGGGCCTGGCCGTCAAGTTCAACAG TGATACCAACGAGGTAGACGTCCCACTGAGTACACGGGTGGGGACCCGGAGGTACATGGCCCCAGAGGTGCTGGCCGAGACCCTGAACAAGAACCACTTCCAGGCCTACATCATGGCTGATATATATAGCTACGGCCTCGTCATCTGGGAGATTGCCCGCCGCTGTATAACAGGAG gTATAGTGGAGGATCACCAGCTGCCATACTATGAGATGGTACCGTCAGACCCGTCCTTTGAGGACATGCTGGAGGTGGTGTGTGTCAAAGGGCTGCGGCCCACCGTGTCCAACAGGTGGAACGGTGATGAG TGTCTGAGAACCATGCTGAAGCTGATGTCTGAGTGCTGGGCCCACAACCCTGCCTCACGCCTTACCATCTTACGAGTCAAGAAGACCCTGGCCAAAATGGTGGAATCACAGGACatcaaaatgtga
- the LOC120017601 gene encoding bone morphogenetic protein receptor type-1A-like isoform X2 — MTVLPFYIAAVGVCILLVIRAEAGQNPDHMLHGTGHKHESRKPGDDTTVAPEDAARFLSCYCSGYCPEDHKNNTCETNGQCFAIIEEDENGEAILTSGCMKYEGSHFQCKDSPRAQTRRTIECCGTDFCNRDLQPTLPPPMDTGSYFGSAHWLAFLISMTVCCCTLICITVVCYYRYKWQTERQQYHRDLEQDEAFIPVGESLKDLINQCQSSGSGSGLPLLVQRTIAKQIQMVRQIGKGRYGEVWLGRWRGEKVAVKVFFTREEASWFRETEIYQTVLMRHENILGFIAADIKGTGAFTQLFLITDYHENGSLYDYLRFTTLDTQSLLRLAYSAACGLCHLHTEIYGTQGKPAIAHRDLKSKNILMKKNGTCCIADLGLAVKFNSDTNEVDVPLSTRVGTRRYMAPEVLAETLNKNHFQAYIMADIYSYGLVIWEIARRCITGGIVEDHQLPYYEMVPSDPSFEDMLEVVCVKGLRPTVSNRWNGDECLRTMLKLMSECWAHNPASRLTILRVKKTLAKMVESQDIKM, encoded by the exons CTGGTCAGAATCCAGACCACATGCTCCACGGCACCGGGCACAAGCATGAGTCCAGGAAGCCCGGGGACGACACCACGGTGGCCCCAGAGGACGCCGCCCGCTTTCTGAGCTGCTACTGCTCGGGTTACTGTCCAGAGGACCACAAAAATAACACCTGCGA gACGAATGGCCAATGTTTTGCCATCATAGAGGAGGATGAGAACGGAGAAGCTATTCTGACCTCTGGCTGCATGAAGTATGAAGGCTCACATTTTCAATGCAAG GATTCGCCCAGGGCTCAGACAAGGCGAACGATCGAATGCTGCGGGACGGACTTCTGTAATCGGGACCTGCAGCCCACGTTACCTCCCCCAATGGACACTG GTTCCTACTTTGGCAGTGCCCACTGGCTGGCGTTCCTTATATCAATGACCGTATGCTGCTGCACTCTCATCTGCATCACAGTAGTCTGTTACTACAG GTACAAGTGGCAGACGGAGCGGCAGCAGTACCACCGGGACCTGGAGCAGGACGAGGCCTTCATCCCTGTGGGAGAGTCTCTCAAAGACCTCATCAACCAGTGTCAGTCTTCTGGCAGTGGCTCTGGGCTCCCCCTGCTG GTGCAGCGCACCATTGCCAAGCAGATCCAGATGGTGCGTCAGATCGGCAAGGGGCGCTACGGCGAGGTGTGGCTGGGCCGCTGGCGGGGAGAGAAGGTGGCCGTCAAGGTGTTCTTCACCCGGGAGGAGGCCAGCTGGTTCAGAGAGACCGAGATCTACCAGACAGTCCTCATGAGGCACGAGAACATACTGG GTTTCATAGCGGCAGACATCAAGGGTACCGGGGCCTTCACCCAGCTCTTCCTCATCACAGACTACCATGAGAACGGCTCCCTGTACGACTACCTGAGGTTCACCACGCTGGACACCCAGAGCCTGCTGCGACTGGCCTACTCCGCCGCCTGCGGCCTGTGCCACCTCCACACGGAGATCTACGGCACCCAGGGCAAGCCGGCCATCGCCCACCGAGACCTGAAGAGCAAGAACATCCTGATGAAGAAGAACGGCACCTGCTGCATCGCCGACCTGGGCCTGGCCGTCAAGTTCAACAG TGATACCAACGAGGTAGACGTCCCACTGAGTACACGGGTGGGGACCCGGAGGTACATGGCCCCAGAGGTGCTGGCCGAGACCCTGAACAAGAACCACTTCCAGGCCTACATCATGGCTGATATATATAGCTACGGCCTCGTCATCTGGGAGATTGCCCGCCGCTGTATAACAGGAG gTATAGTGGAGGATCACCAGCTGCCATACTATGAGATGGTACCGTCAGACCCGTCCTTTGAGGACATGCTGGAGGTGGTGTGTGTCAAAGGGCTGCGGCCCACCGTGTCCAACAGGTGGAACGGTGATGAG TGTCTGAGAACCATGCTGAAGCTGATGTCTGAGTGCTGGGCCCACAACCCTGCCTCACGCCTTACCATCTTACGAGTCAAGAAGACCCTGGCCAAAATGGTGGAATCACAGGACatcaaaatgtga